AGTATTAAAGGTGTCAGCTAAATCTCAACCTAAATCTGTAGCAGGTGCATTAGCAGCAGTGCTTAGAAGTAATAATTCTGCTGAAGTACAAGCAGTAGGAGCTGGAGCTATAAATCAAGCAGTAAAGGCCATAGCAATAACTAGAGGATTTGTAGCTCCTAATGGAATTGATCTTGTTGTTGTTCCTGCATTTGCCGAGATATCTATCGAGGGTCAAGATAGAACGGCAATAAAGTTTATAGTTGAATCAAGATAGAAAAAAACCGTGTTAGCACGGTTTTTTATTAAATTATTATATTTACATACTAAAAGAT
The Clostridium felsineum DSM 794 DNA segment above includes these coding regions:
- a CDS encoding stage V sporulation protein S gives rise to the protein MEVLKVSAKSQPKSVAGALAAVLRSNNSAEVQAVGAGAINQAVKAIAITRGFVAPNGIDLVVVPAFAEISIEGQDRTAIKFIVESR